attttatttattcacaggagacacaggcagagggagaaacaggctccatgcagggagcctgatgtgggactcaatcccaggaccccaggatcacgccctgagccaaaggcagacgctcaaccactgagccacccaggtgaccccatatgatcccacttatatgtgaaatctagaaaaaaaaaaaaaaaagacaagctcatatatacagagaacagattggtggtgggcagagggaacGGGTGAAGGAGGTCAAAAGAGTATGGACTCCCAAGTATAAAGtgaaacatatgtccacacaaagacttctCTGTGAGTGTACAAAGCAGCTTTATTTGAAATCGActgaatgggggcacctgggtggctcagtgggtaaagcatctgccttcggctcaggtcatgatctgaccccccaggaccctcggatccagccccaggtcaaGCACTCTGCTCcatgggggagtctgctttgccctctccctctgctgttccccctgcttatgctctcttgctctcaaataaataacatcttaaaaaagaaatagactgaatgtttgtggcCCCCACCCCGCTTcttatgttgaaacctaaccccaGTGTGATGGAGTTGGAAGGTGGGGCCTTTGGCACATGATTACATCATGAGGGTGTAGCccccatgaatgggattagtgcccttatgagaAAAGACCCCCAGAGAACTCCCTTGCTGTTTCCAttgtgtgaggacacagtgagaagacagctTTCCTTCCACACTCGCCCCCAGGAGGCAGGGCGTCCCCTCCCATCCCATAAGTGTGGGCTGTGcgagtgacttccttccaaagaataTTGTTTAAGAcgagggaaggaggggcagtgccggtggctcagtggtttaatgccaccttcagcccagggcgggatcctggagaccctggatcgagtcccacatcaggcttcctgcatggagcctgcttctccctctgcccatgtctctgcctctctctctatgtctctcatgaataaataaataaataaaatattaaaaaaaaaaaaagacgagggATGGAAAAGAATAACCCCATAGTGGAGAAGCCCGCTGAATACCTCTCAGCCAGGTGATCACAGTCAGTGCTAACAGCAGTGATGAGTCATCTTGAGAGCACACGCCCTTCATAGGTGGACAATGGCCCTTTTCTTCTGTGATCTTTCTCGTCAAACACATAATCCCCAGTCTCattagaaaaacatcagacagggacacctgggtggctcagtggttgggcatctgcctttggctcagggcatgatcctggggtcctgggattgagttccacatcggctTCCCCatgggcacctgcttctccctctgcctgtgtctttgcctctctctgtgtatctcatgaataaataaataaataaaatcttaaaaaagagaaacatcagacaaatcgtCATCAAGGAACAGTCTACAGAATACCTGACCAGTGCTCCTCAAGGTTGGGAAGGTCATCAAAGACAAGGAAAAGTCTGAGAAATGGTCACACCCCCGAGGAGCCAGAGGAGGTACGAGGTCCCCAAGGGACTCCTGGAATggaaaaaagacatgaaggaaaaaaCTAAGGGAATCTGAATGAAGTAAAGACATTAGTTAATAATGCATCAAAATTAGTTCACTAATTGTGACAAGTGCACAATTCTGATGGAAGATATTAACAAGCAAAGCCAGACACAATCCCCTGAATTGGATCATGGGGGGAAAAATGAGCATTAGTGAAATAATTGGTAAAGTCCCATTAAGAGCTCAGTGGGTTAACAGTGCCATACGGTGTTGCTTTCGTAGTTGAGGCCAACGTACCCAGTGACGTATCACATCGATATCAATCAATGTCAACAGTGGGGGAAGCTGGGTGAGAGGTATACGGGAGACGTAACAGACTTCCCAACTCTTCCCAGAAGTAAAGGCTTgttacagaaaaaataataacccaaCAGCAAAATGGGATCATGGCACATGGCAATTGCTCAGCTGATACAGTAACAGGTATCCTTTCCcatcattttgggttttttttctgatcatGGAAATAACTCATTCAACATTCAGCAATGCCTTGGCCCCAAGGTGAAAAAATTCTGAACcctacaaaaatgaataaaatagaaagtgaagCTTAACCATAATTCCACTCCCCACTGTTAGGTCCATGTATTACATTCTGGACTTTCCCTGATGCCTGTGCAATCACtcggttttatattttttacagatgagacaacgCCCTACATTTCAGTAATTTGGTCATTGTCAACACACTGTGGACTTCCTTCTGCACCAAGGTCACCCCTCTTCGGTGTTCTTCTGGAGAGAGGGCTGGGAGCCCTCTGCAAGGTGGATTAGCAGCTCAACGATCATTTCCTTAAGATGGACTTGAAGTTATTGCCAATTTTCTCCCTGCCATCCACACCTTTATGAGCACGTGTGAGAATGTCTGCAGGACAGATCCCTGGCTGCAGAGCTGGACGTGCCATGGCACATTCACCATGTGACACCCTATGGCCAAATTGCCCTGATTGTCCTCAGtatagcctgggtggctcagtcagttaagtgtctccatttggctcaggtcatgatccagggatctTGGCATTGAACCCCGCAttagtctccctgctcagcaggaggggagtctgcttctccctcagcctctgcccccacttgtgcgttctctctctctcaaataaaccaataaaatcttaaaaaaaaaaaaaaaaaaaagcctggctGCACAAAGCTCAAAGGCAGCTGGGTACAATACCTCCCCACGCCTGCCTTCACCTCTTTGGTGACGTCTGGGCACCTGTGGGTGGCCATTGTGACATCACAGGTGCAGGGGTGGGACAGGACACCACCTCAGGGGATGGTACTGGATGTCCCTCTGGGACTCAGCTGTGTTTGGGATGGCAGGGGTCTTGGTGATCGGTGCTGCATTTTGCATCAGaactgggcgggggtggggtggggggtgggcagggagagggtgcGTGAAGTTTCAAAGGTTGCACTACGGTACCACGGTTTCGTGTTTGGAAAATGACAATAAAGGAGTTTTCTCGGAAAAGCATCCCTATCATTCATTTCTTCACACAACAAATATTTGGATTTCCTTTATGTACCAGTTACGGGTTATGGTCAGTGGGGGGTGAGCCAGGGTCCGCTCCCGAGCTCACAGAACTTAGATTCAAGGAGCACCGAATCGGTGAGCGGCAGGTGCTGCTTTCTGCAGCTGCTCAAACAAACCCCAACATTTCAGACTCCAGACTGGCCCCAACGGCCCGTCTCGTGGCTCCAGGGGCCCCTCCTCCCTGGggctgctttattattattattttttaacattttgtttattcatgagagacacagagagaggcagagacacaggcagagggagaagcaggctccctgcagggagccccatgcgggactcaatcccaggactcctggatcacgccctgagcccaaggcagacgttcaaccactgagccccccaggtgcccccccccaggGCTTATTTTTGTGGTGATTCAATCACTGCAAGTCTCCTCTAAGAAACCGGAGTTACCCTCTTTGGGTTCCAACCTGTCTCCCGCACCTGCCAAGTCTTCAAACCAGCGGACCACCCCTACCCGTCAAGTCTCAGCTCACAGGGACCCTCCTCAGAGTGACCCTTCCCGGATGTCCTTGTTCATGAGTTTCTGATAGCCACTCTGCTCACCGCTGGCTCTCGTCCCTCCAGCTCCACGGCAGGGGCAGAGTCACACTCCCCTTCCCCAGCATGACGCTGCTGGGGACAGGCTTGACGTCCAGGCCTGCCTTGCACCCCACAGCCCGCGTGGCCAGCTCACCCATGGTGTGGGAACACAAGTGCAGTGGGTCACTTCCGAGCCAAGGCAGTTAGGAACAGAGGAGCCTTCCCTCCTCTGTGTCCCTGCACGCCCTGCACGCCAGGGCTGGACGGGGACGTCCAGGACACCCTAGAAGCTGTGCGTCCCAGAAGGCAGCGCTGTGGGTGGCCTGCGGCCCTGAATGAGCTGTGTGGAGCAGGGCCACTTGCTCCCTCCCCGACTGGACACCCACATTGCAAGTGGATGTCGGCACAGCTGGCCCCTTATCGGGTCTCAGCTCAAAGTCACTTCCCAAACTAACCTCACCCCCCGGTCATGCTATCACATCAACCGCTTCTGTGCGTATTTGGAATCCACTTGAGAGTCTTTGGTTCGTTTACCTGTTCACCTGCACACTGTGTGTCTCAACCTGAATGGGAGGCCAGAACCCCCATCTCCCTTGCTCCTGCCCATTCCCACTGCCTAGAATagcgcctggcacacagcaggtggtCAATAAAAGCCCCAGGGAACCAGTAAGCCAGCTGATACGTCTCAAATGTCTCATCTGTTCAACAGAATAAATACCAACCCGCCATCTCAAGGGGGCTCCTCTAGCACCATGTAGGTCACCTTGAAAAAgcataaaaagttataaaagtgGATCTAGACACAAGTCAGTAAATGAAAAGGTACTGCTAACTCCCGATGAACCAGGTGAGTAACTGTGAGTAACTTGGTGGACTTTCGCTTCAAGGTTATGGTCTTGCCACCTTGTGTTGCGTTGGGGAGGAGGGTTCTGGAAGCTTCTGGCTGCATCCCCTCTAGGGCAAAATGCACTAACTGTCCACTGGCTCCTTTCCTCCTTTGAAGAACGCAGCTTTATCCCGAGGGGCAGGGTGCTCTTTGAAGTAAAGGCAATGATCAGAAGGGAAGTTGCTGGGCCTGGTGTCTGGGAAAGCTCTTTACAGGATAATGACTCCTtttgcaccccaccccctcctcttctcccatcCTGCTTGGACAGTGGCTAGGGCTGGATTTCCAGCAGAGCCGAGGCTAGCCCTTAGTGTGCCTTtgttagaattagaaaaaaagacttcCACTGTGAGCAGTCAATTAGAAAACAGCTCCTGTGGGCAGAAGCCTGCCTGTGGGTGCTGGGCCTGGCTTGGCAAGCAGAGCACAGGCTGGGTTTCATTCAGTTCCCATTCAATACCTCAGCTGGGAGCTTTGTGCAGTACACGAACTGCACCACTGTCCATGGCAGCCCTGATTTTGGATTTAGGAGGCAACCCTGAGAACATAAAGCACTTGCTGAAGCCAGacccaaaagattaaaaaagcctagacccggggatccctgggtggctcagcggtttagcgcctgccttcggcccagggtgtgatcctggaaaccggggattgagtcccacatcgggctccctgcatggagcctgcttctccctctgcctgtgtctctgcctttctctttctgtgtgtctctcatgaataaataaataaaatcttaaaaaaaaaaaaaaaagcgtggaCCCTTCAGAAGGGTGGAGCCTCTATACCAACCTTGGAAGAACTTCCTCCtaacttttcctccttttttttttttttaaatatgttatttatttattcatgagtgacatacagagagaggcacagacacaggcagatgcggaacttgatcccaccccaagatcaggacctgagccaaaggcagatgctcaactgtggagccacccaggcgtccctcctctgttttgggtttttttttttaaaaaaaatctccatagtttattttgaaatgacttCAAAGTTACAGGAAGGTTGCAAAAACCATACAAAGAACTTCCCTTCACCCAGACTGGTCTCGTGTTAACATTGTATTTCATTTACTCCCCTACTCCACTCCTGACGCCCATTGTGCCTAAATGCTCGGGCGTGTGTATCCCCAACACAAGGACAGCTGCCAAAGCACCTCGGCGTTCCTAAGTAAAACATAACACTCCCATCCAGAAGTCAGTTACGTTCGGTTTTGGGTTATAACTAATCCCTTTTAATTCTCACTGCTACTCCCCTTGACCCTAAAACTCATGCGGGGCCCTGGAAAGATCATACCAAGCTCCATCTTGCCCAAGCGTGCCCGTGCTCTCTGCCCCAACCACGGGGGTTCCCCTTCGATTCTGCACGCTTGCCAAGCACCTCTCAGCCTTGGGATGTTTTTCCTTCCAACTGAGGTAAAACGCACATAACAAAACGCACCACTTTAAAAATGAACGATTCAGGGTCATTTAGTAAGTTCAcgctgttgtgcaaccatcaccgccatctagttccaaaacatttgcATCGCCTGTAAAGGAAGCCCTGTGCCCGGCTAGGCAGCTCCCGAGCAGCGACCCATGGACAGATGTGTCTACGGATTTCTGTCttctggacacttcatataaatggaacccaCGTGCCTCAGAGCCTTGCAGCAGCTGTTCCTTCTCCCCACatgcttttccctcctccatgCTGACTCACCCCTTAGGAATTCACTTCaccagctctttctttctttctttttttaaagattttatttatttattcatgagagacacagagagagcggcagagacacaggcagagggagaagcaggctccccacagggagcccgatgtgggactcatcccaggaccccgggatcacgacctgagccaaaaacagttgctcaacctctgagccaccgaggtgtccctcaCCAGGGATTCCTTAGGCAGCTTTCTTGGCGCTTCCCTGAGGTCAAATCCCCCCAGCCTCTTACACCTTCAGGAAACCCCCAAGTGGCCCTTGGCGTTTTTGCacaattttaattactgtgtgcTGGTTTCATTCGTATCTCCCGTGGTTCGATTATACAGTTATTTAGGCAGGAACATGTCGGCTTTATCACTGGATGCCGAGGCCTAGCCCAGAATCTGGCACGCAGTAGGGGTTCAgtgatgttttgtttgtttgtttgtttgtttgtgaatTGACTGAGTGAGCAAGCACCCTTTACAGAGAAGCCCGCTTGGTTTCCCCGGGCCGGTGGGCTGGTGACCTGggggcccccaccctgcccccctaCATGCCCATATATGGACATGATCAGCACAGCGCTGGCCGCTGTCTGTGAGGTCCAGGCCCCCCGCGACCTCACAATGCCCAGGGCCCGCCCTGTGTCTATAAGAGGCCGGGGGGTCAGCCCCCCGGCTCACAGCCCACGAAGTTCCACCTGCTCACAGGTTGGCTGGCTCAACCAAGGTGGTCCCCCTGCTCTGAGCATCCGGGCCGGATCCATCCAGCGCCATGGCCAGATACCGATGCTGCCGCAGCCAAAGCCGGAGCAGATGCCGCCGCCGGAGACGCAGATGCCGCAGACGAAGGAGGCGATGTTGTCGGAGGCggagaaggagaggtgggggggccCGCTCCGTGGGGCTGGGGGTCGTGGGGTGCTCCGGGGTTCAGCTGGGGGGGCCCCCGCCGAGCTGATCTCCAGCCGGCCTCTCCTCACAGTGTGCTGCCGCCGCTACACCGTGGTACGCTGTAGGAGAAGATGAATGAACGCCCAGACTCGCCAGCCCACCGCACTCCTGCTGCGCAACCACCAGCCAAGACCCCCCTGCCGCCTCCTGAACATGCCACCCGCTCGATGAAGTGAACAGGAGCCTGCTAACGAACAATGCCGCCTGtcaataaatgatgaaaaaatcaCCCTTCTCGTCTGTTTGCCTTGACGGGGCTCAGGGTGGCGGGAGGGCTCTTGGGGAAGAGGGCAAACGAGTGCCCATGGTCACTGGATCACTGGATCTTGTTCCactctctgctctgctctggtCACAACCCGAATCTGCACCACCATCCAAGCACCCCTGATCCTACCCACCATCCCTTTGTGACCCTGACCCCTGGGCCTCTGAGGCCTCTGCACTGTGCTCCATGGCTTTCTGTGCACGGCTGGAAATGGGCCACGGAAACTGGCTCTGGGCtggctccctccccgcccccccgccgccccctgaCCCTGGGAGAACCAAGGAAAGCAGCAGCTCAAGCTCCAGGTTTATCTAAATCCCACTTCTCTGCAAAGTGTCCACCTAGGTTTCTGTCCCCGCGTAGTCCTCTAGCAGCCCTGGAGGCCTGAGCACTGCGACGGTGCCTTGCCCGGGAGTGGAGCTGAACACACCTCCCCAGCTGAGAAAACGAGGTGACTTGTCCgtctcctctgcccctcagccaTGGAGGTGGTTCACGAGACTCTTGGAAACTTGGAGCTAAGTAGACCTCAGAGAGCACATCAATTATAATCATCACATGGTGGCAGAGAGAGCCCAGGGCAACTCATGCGTGACTGGGAACTCCGTGACCCGGTACCCCAAAGTGACAGGGCTACTTAGCACTTCTCATTTAAGCACTtctcatttattgagcactatgCGGTCATTACCTCCAGGCCTCCTGCTGATCTTGAGAGACAGGTATACATGATCCTGTCTTTTCAGGTAAGGACATGGAATGGGACTGAACCCGCTTGCGTGACCCCAATCACTAGATGGCTTCCTGTCACCCAAACGGCAGGATGGCTGGACACAGACCCTCCTCTCCCCCGCCCTGGGGCAGGCTTTTACAAATAGATCAAACTCTAGCTCTAGAAGCTTCTGACTCAGCAGCATCCGGGGGCGATCCCTGGGCATCCATATTTTTAATAAGTGCCACCCCCAAGGTCACTAATAACAGCACATGAGCACTAGGGAAGAATTTTAAGCCCCTCTGTTTTAGTTTATTGCCGCTTTAACAAATTAGCCCAAACTTTTTTGCTTAAAACCCAAATTTATTGGTTTTGCAGGGTCAGAATTCCAAAATGATCTAAAATCCAGGTGTAGGCAGGGCTGTGTTTCTAGAGGCTCCAAGGGAGAATAACCAGTTTCCTTGTCTTTCCCAGCGCCTTGAGGCTAGACCTGCATTCCCTGACTCACGGCCCTTGTGGGACCACACTGGCCCCACCCAGAATAATCCAGGATTATCTCCCCATCGCACATCCAGAAAGTCCCCTTGCACCTCAGGTAACATCCATGGGGAAGTTCGTTTGGTTGCTCCAATTCAGATTCTGGGTTTTAATGGGATCTTCAAAGTAGAGTGAGACCCAGATTCTGGGTTTTAATGGGATTTTCAAAGTAGAGTGAGACCCAGGAGATCTGAAGATGGCATGTTTGGAGGGTGACACACAGATTGACACCAGCCTAGCCCAAGCATCACACTACCTCTTTAAGCCCGCTCTCTCCACAGAAAATAGGAATTCTCACAGGGAGGAGTGAAGGAGTGAATGGATGGAAAGTAAATGAACCAATGCCTGGCATACGCTGACATGCGGGCAACCCATATAAAACCCCAGATCACGGCACGGCCCCAAGGTGGTGAGGAAGCGTCAGAAAGGACTGTGTGAATTCACACCAGCTGAGCCACGGGCTTGGATTTGGACCAGAAAAAGGTGGCAATGTTCTTGTGGCTACAAGGGACCAGGGACACATTTTCTAGGCGAGGCAAAGCTGCTGCATggctatgggggggggggggagcactgACAGGGTCAGGGTGGGAACAATGGTGGGGTGGGGCCACTGAGTCATAGTGGGGGCCCCCCTTTATATACGTGTCCCCAAAGAGCGGCTAGTAGACCAGACCAACATCAACAGCAAGCGCAGGTGGGCAGgcctcagccctcctcccccaccccaaggccaGCTGCAGCCTCAGCCTCCGCCACCTGCCCCGCCAGCACGATGGTCCGATGCCGCGGGAGGAGTCCCAGCGAACATCCACAGCATGGGCATGAGCAGCAGCGACAGtgccaggagcaggaggaggagcaggccgTGAACACCGAGGACATCCCCACGGCCGAAGGAAGGACCGACAAAGACTATCACTACAGACACAGGCACTGCTCCCGGAGGCGACGGTACAGGGTCCACCGGAGGCGGCGACGCTCCTGCCGGAGGCGCCGCAGACGGGCCTGCAGGCACAGGAGACATCACCGAGGTCCGGCcggtccccagccctgccccttgaggcccccagccccatccccacaGCCCCCCAACCAGAACTCTTTCCCAACAGGCTCCAGAAGGGTCAGGAGGAGGAGATACAGGAGGTGCCACTAAACCTTCCCGGGCCCATTGGCACCCCTGGCTGGAAAGTAAGGAAAAGTCACCCGCCGAAGAACCACCTCACGAGACAACGGCGATCCCCCGACCTGGGATGCCCAAGCCCTGAGTTTGTAAGGAGCCCACAAAATTGTGACTAAAATGAGCCCGAGTCATCTGCCAAATAAAGCTTGAGATAATACACTTGCTGTCGGGGTCTCCTTTGAGATAATACACTTGCTGTCGGGGTCCCCTTTGAGATAATACACTTGCTGTTGGGGTCCCCTTTGCGCAAAATGGCACAGAGACTATATACCATGCTGGCATGTCACCCTGTGACCCTATGGGTGTCCTCGTCACCCAGAGCCGGGGTTTCATGCTGCCCCTCGCTACTCTGCCTTAATGGATATTCAGGGATGCTGGGTAACTGGGGATAGTGTGAGTTGTACAGAGATGGATGGCAGGTCTGGTGTGCTCCAGCAAGAACAAGGCCAGGATGGAGGGAATCAAAGTCCAGCCAGGGTAATGCAGGGCCTTGTAGACCAAGCATTTGAGGCCCTGCATTACCACAAGCCTTTAGGGCCCTGTTGGTAGGGCCctgctccctctggaggctctagggcaGAACCTATTTCTGCCTCTGAAGCTCCTCCTGAGTGAAATTCCCCTGCCTCTCTTCTAAGGACACTACTGAGTGCAGTTAGGGCCCACCCAGACAATCCAGGCTAGTCTCCCCACCTCAAGAGCCCTGGAGGAGGGTACTTATTCAGCTAAAGATTTGGGGCAGAAAATTGGCAGGAATCCATTTTCCATCCCAAGTGCTCAGAAAGGACTGATTGTGTGGTATGGGCAGGCGTAAAGAGACCTGTGACCCctccctgggatcgagtcccacatcgggctccccgcagggagcttcttcctctgtgactctgcctctgtctctcatcaatacataaaaaaatctttaaaaaaaaaaaaaaaaaaaagagagaccttTGACCCAAAGAgttagtagggtttttttttttttctaagagcaTAGCTTAATATACATAGGGTGCAAGTTTTAAGTGCACCTGCGTAGCCTCCCCCCACTCACCCTCTTCCTGGGACCCAGGCCAAGAAATCAGATGTGTCCCGGCTCTCAACCTTCCCTCATGCCaactccccactccccaaaagTAGCCACTCTTCTGACCCATCTTCACATACTGTCAACAGCTCTCTTGGGCTGGGTATTTCTGGAATGTGCGGAGGAGTCTATGTGCTCTCCTGCTTCTGGAAATCCTATCCCCAACTGCCATCTCAgctaaagggggggggggggtacttttGCCAGCACAAACGAGGCCTGGTGGAGGAGCCAACATGGCAAGGCGAGGCAGCTGGCCTGGAATTCTGACTGGGCCCCAGCCTGCAGGTGGTGGGAGCTCAGGGGGGCTGCTGGCAGCCCAGGTTTGAGTCAGATGTTGGCCTGGGGCTCAGGTATCcaagggtgggggtgagggctcCAGGGGCCCCTTTGTGATGTCAGTGCCCTGCCTACTGTTCTCACGGCCCACCACTCCCCCCCAGTGGCCTTCCCTCCCAGTCTGGAGAGGCAGCCAGAGCTGGCGATGGGTTCCCATTGTGCCAAGCTCGGCACAGGCCACAGCCGGGGCCACGAATCCTCCATGAAGAAGCTCATGGCCTGCGTGAGTCAGGATAACTTCTCCTTGTCGTCAGAAGgcgaggaagaggaggagggagaggaggaggaggaggaggaggaggaagaggaggagctcCCGGTGCAGGGCAAGCTGCTGCTGATGGAGCCCGAgcggcaggaggaggagggcgccGAGGAAGACCCCGTGGCCCAGCAGAGCCCCGAGCCCAAGCAGACGCACTCCTGACCCACGACGGTGGCCCAGGAACACGTTCCTGCCACTGTTCCAGCGAGAAGAACTTTCAGAAAAGAGTCAATAAAAAGTCTCCAAGGACTTCTCGCCTCCTGTGGTGTTGCATGGGCGCACGCgtgtgtgcgtttgtgtgtgtgtgtgtgtgtgtgtgtgtgtgtgtgtgtgtttcggGAGGGTTGGAGAGCAGCAGTCTGCCACCCCTGATCCTGCCGTCCAGCCAGAAGTTCTCACAGGGCCCATCCCATGACTTCTCAGCCACCCTCCCCTGCTTTTGTTGGGGGGGGAATGTGGTAGCCAGGGCTGGGGGTCAGCCCGTCCTgcctgtggggggcaggggaagcgGGAGATTCCTCTCTGGGTCTGGGCAGATGCAGGTGGAAAGCACCCAAAGGGCCAGCGAGCACAGACCTGGGCTCAAATCTCTTTCtgctagttgtgtgaccttgagccagtcccagtctgtctctgagcctcagcctggCCCTTCCCTGTTGAAGGGTGAGATTAACTGCGACCACAGGCTAATCGTTTGGGAGAAGTACCCGCAGGGGTGGTGGGATCAGGCCTGGCAGGCAGTGAGTGTGTAAGACAGGAAGTGTTGCTGGGGTCATGGTGGCTGCACCTGCCACACTGGCTCTGGTTTGAGGGGCAGAGCTTACGGAAGGGTCTGGAGTCCTCTGCTACTATCTTCACACCCAAGGTGACCATctgtgccctgcccctgccccctgtccccaGAGGCTGACTTCTGGTTTATGAAGGGGTCCAGCTGCCACTGCCCTCATCatagcaacaggcagagggagcccagagAAACTGCGAGGTCCAGATGCAGAACCCAGGCCGCTGGCTGGTGTCTGCTTACTCCGGCCTTCAGGAA
The genomic region above belongs to Vulpes lagopus strain Blue_001 chromosome 3, ASM1834538v1, whole genome shotgun sequence and contains:
- the PRM2 gene encoding protamine-2 encodes the protein MVRCRGRSPSEHPQHGHEQQRQCQEQEEEQAVNTEDIPTAEGRTDKDYHYRHRHCSRRRRYRVHRRRRRSCRRRRRRACRHRRHHRGSRRVRRRRYRRCH
- the PRM3 gene encoding protamine-3 gives rise to the protein MGSHCAKLGTGHSRGHESSMKKLMACVSQDNFSLSSEGEEEEEGEEEEEEEEEEEELPVQGKLLLMEPERQEEEGAEEDPVAQQSPEPKQTHS